The following are encoded together in the Triticum dicoccoides isolate Atlit2015 ecotype Zavitan chromosome 6B, WEW_v2.0, whole genome shotgun sequence genome:
- the LOC119320087 gene encoding uncharacterized protein LOC119320087, whose product MATASSVKLFLLVYLQDPNSQHQFLQLPFFIRLTGRSFCITASSGREVPLGRVFLDAMVPWRMEARLAETVWVVLLGWLSSCLTVAGDVARALRSSDLSI is encoded by the exons ATGGCTACAGCATCTTCCGTCAAACTATTTCTTCTCGTCTACCTGCAGGATCCCAACTCCCAACACCAATTCCTTCAGCTTCCATTCTTCATCAGGCTAACAGGGAGAAGCTTCTGCATCACAGCATCATCAGG AAGGGAGGTGCCTCTCGGTCGTGTGTTCTTGGATGCGATGGTGCCATGGAGGATGGAGGCGCGCCTGGCCGAGACCGTGTGGGTGGTGCTCCTCGGCTGGCTCTCCTCCTGCCTCACCGTCGCCGGCGACGTCGCTCGCGCGCTCAGAAGCAGCGATCTCTCCATCTAA
- the LOC119320086 gene encoding DEAD-box ATP-dependent RNA helicase 10-like, whose amino-acid sequence MTVDKEVAGGGKVQQAEPEPEPEPAAEALTFAELGICPELVEACDAMGWKQPTKIQAGAIPYALKGRDLIGLGQTGSGKTGAFALPIIQALIEHPQPFFACVMLPTRELAIQIAEQFEALGSAIGLVCSVLVGGVDRMQQVLSIAKRPHIVVGTPGRLLDHLKDTKGFSLTKLKYLVLDEADKLLNLEFKESLDEILNVIPKERITYLFSATMTKKVSKLQRACLRNPVKVEVSSKYSTVDTLKEEWYFVPADYKDCYLVHVLNKLPGSMTMIFVRTCETTRLLALTLRNLGFKALSISGQMSQDKRLGALNKFKAKEFNILICTDVASRGLDIQGVDVVMNYDIPMNSKDYVHRVGRTARAGQSGYAVSFVNQYESLWFKMIEALLGKEILVRTADADEILILREHISDSKRIALTKLKEDGGHKRRRKAEDEDEEEEEAPRGRRKPRSFKKSKGRR is encoded by the exons GGGCATCTGCCCCGAGCTGGTGGAGGCGTGTGACGCCATGGGGTGGAAGCAGCCCACGAAGATCCAGGCGGGGGCCATCCCCTACGCTCTCAAAG GCAGGGACCTGATTGGTCTGGGACAGACGGGGTCGGGGAAGACAGGTGCCTTTGCGCTGCCGATTATCCAGGCGCTGATCGAGCACCCCCAGCCCTTCTTCGCCTGCGTCATGTTGCCCACGAG GGAGCTAGCGATTCAGATTGCGGAGCAGTTCGAGGCGTTGGGGTCAGCGATTGGCTTGGTTTGCTCAGTG CTTGTTGGAGGAGTTGACCGGATGCAGCAAGTGTTATCCATTGCAAAACGTCCACATATTGTG GTTGGAACTCCTGGCCGTCTTTTGGACCATTTGAAAGATACAAAAGGTTTTAGCCTAACTAAACTGAAATACTTG GTACTTGATGAAGCTGATAAATTACTTAATTTGGAGTTCAAGGAATCACTTGATGAGATTCTGAATGTCATTCCTAAAGAAAGGATAACTTACCTTTTTTCAGCCACAATGACCAAAAAG GTAAGCAAACTGCAACGTGCTTGTCTCAGAAACCCTGTCAAG GTGGAAGTATCCTCCAAATATTCTACAGTGGACACACTTAAAGAAGAGTGGTATTTCGTTCCTGCAGATTACAAG GATTGTTATCTTGTTCATGTTCTGAATAAGTTGCCAGGGAGCATGACCATGATCTTCGTGCGGACCTGTGAGACAACAAGACTCCTTGCTCTCACTTTAAGGAATCTTGGTTTTAAAGCTCTCTCTATCAGTGGCCAGATGAGTCAG GACAAAAGACTAGGCGCTTTAAACAAGTTCAAAGCAAAGGAATTCAACATCCTTATCTGCACCGACGTGGCGAGCCGCGGTCTTGACATTCAAGGAGTTGATGTGGTTATGAATTATGATATTCCAATGAATTCTAAG GATTATGTACATCGGGTCGGTAGGACTGCGCGTGCAGGGCAATCGGGTTATGCTGTATCTTTTGTGAATCAGTACGAGAGTCTGTGGTTTAAGATGATCGAGGCGCTCCTCG GAAAGGAAATTCTTGTACGGACGGCAGACGCCGATGAGATCCTGATACTTCGTGAGCATATATCCGATTCAAAGAGGATTGCACTGACG AAACTGAAGGAGGACGGTGGTCacaagaggaggaggaaagcggaggacgaggatgaagaagaggaggaagctcCAAGAGGTCGCCGAAAACCGAGGTCTTTCAAGAAATCAAAAGGGCGGCGATAG